A section of the Canis lupus baileyi chromosome 5, mCanLup2.hap1, whole genome shotgun sequence genome encodes:
- the PTAFR gene encoding platelet-activating factor receptor: MAMANDSSHVDSEFRYTLFPIVYSIIFVLGVVANSYVLWVFACLYPSKKLNEIKIFMVNLTMADLLFLVTLPLWIIYYHNQGNWILPSFLCNLAGCFFFINTYCSVAFLAVITYNRFQAVTRPIKTAQATTRKRGFLVSLVIWVAIVAAASYFFILDSTNVVPSKSGSGNITRCFEHYEKGSVPVLIVHVFLVFGFFLVFLIIFFCNVVIIRRLLMQPVQLQHNAEVKRRALWMVCTVLAVFIVCFVPHHLVQLPWTLAELGFQSSSFHQGINDAHQVTLCLLSTNCVLDPIIYCFLTKKFRKHLTEKFHSIRGSRKCSRATSETGTEVVMPLSQVPVKSLKK; this comes from the coding sequence ATGGCAATGGCAAATGATTCCTCTCACGTGGACTCTGAGTTCCGCTATACCCTCTTCCCGATTGTTTACAGCATCATCTTTGTGCTGGGGGTAGTTGCCAACAGCTATGTGCTGTGGGTCTTTGCCTGCCTGTACCCTTCCAAGAAACTCAATGAGATAAAGATCTTCATGGTGAACCTCACCATGGCTGACCTGCTCTTCTTGGTGACCCTGCCCCTGTGGATCATCTACTACCACAACCAGGGCAACTGGATTCTCCCCAGTTTCCTCTGCAACCTGGCTGGCTGCTTCTTCTTCATCAACACCTACTGCTCAGTGGCCTTCCTGGCTGTCATCACTTACAACCGCTTCCAGGCAGTGACCCGGCCCATCAAGACAGCTCAGGCCACCACCCGCAAGCGTGGTTTCTTGGTGTCCCTGGTCATCTGGGTGGCCATTGTGGCTGCTGCATCCTATTTCTTCATCCTGGACTCCACCAACGTAGTGCCCAGCAAGTCCGGCTCGGGCAACATCACACGCTGCTTTGAGCATTATGAGAAGGGCAGCGTGCCTGTCCTCATTGTCCACGTCTTCCTCGTGTTCGGCTTCTTCCTCGTCTTCCTCATCATCTTCTTCTGCAACGTGGTCATCATCCGCAGGCTGCTCATGCAGCCGGTGCAGCTGCAGCACAACGCGGAAGTCAAGCGCCGGGCTCTGTGGATGGTGTGCACCGTCCTGGCCGTGTTCATCGTATGCTTCGTGCCCCACCACCTAGTGCAGCTGCCCTGGACCCTGGCCGAGCTGGGCTTCCAGAGCAGCAGCTTCCACCAGGGTATCAACGATGCCCATCAGGTCACTCTCTGCCTTCTTAGCACCAATTGTGTCTTAGACCCCATCATCTACTGTTTCCTCACCAAGAAGTTTCGCAAGCACCTCACAGAAAAGTTCCATAGCATTCGTGGCAGCCGGAAGTGCTCCCGGGCTACCTCAGAGACGGGCACCGAGGTGG